Proteins encoded by one window of Lycium barbarum isolate Lr01 chromosome 11, ASM1917538v2, whole genome shotgun sequence:
- the LOC132617336 gene encoding telomere repeat-binding factor 4, producing MGNPKQKWTSEEEEALRAGVAKHGAGKWKNIQRDPEFNHLLYSRSNIDLKDKWRNLNVSANGQGPRDKSRTQKVKANPDAAAAPLVITQAPVSTTLVPVPQDASADTVMEDSSKCALDGKTASKYNQMIYDALSSLKEPNGSDTSTIVNFLEQRHEVPPNFRRLLSSRLRRLVQQDKLEKIENCYRIKKEVLEKTKTATPKQKHVGPRQLPNSPYLGDTAEEAAITAAYKVAEAENKSFVAAEAAKEAERVSKMEEDSDNSLQVYKDIFEKCSHGEIVLLMA from the exons ATGGGAAATCCAAAGCAGAAATGGACATCCGAAGAAGAAGAAGCCCTTCGTGCTGGTGTTGCCAAACACGGTGCTGGCAAATGGAAGAACATTCAAAGAGACCCTGAATTCAATCACCTCCTCTACTCTCGCTCCAATATTGATCTTAAG GATAAATGGAGAAATTTAAACGTTAGTGCCAATGGACAAGGACCAAGAGATAAATCAAGGACCCAAAAAGTGAAGGCTAATCCTGATGCTGCAGCAGCTCCATTGGTCATCACACAGGCCCCTGTTTCTACCACTCTAGTTCCAGTTCCACAAGATGCATCAGCAGATACCGTCATGGAAGATTCTTCAAAATGCGCATTAGATGGAAAAACTGCTTCGAA GTACAATCAGATGATATATGATGCACTCTCAAGTCTAAAAGAGCCAAACGGATCAGACACAAGCACAATAGTTAACTTCCTTGAG CAAAGGCATGAGGTTCCCCCAAACTTCAGAAGGCTGCTGAGTTCTAGGCTGAGGAGGCTTGTTCAACAAGACAAACTTGAAAAG ATTGAGAATTGCTACAGGATTAAGAAAGAGGTGTTAGAAAAAACAAAGACCGCTACCCCAAAACAAAAACATGTTGGGCCAAGGCAGTTGCCAAATAGTCCCTATCTTGGTGACACTGCCGAAGAAGCAGCAATCACTGCTGCCTATAAGGTCGCAGAAGCTGAAAATAAATCATTTGTAGCCGCTGAAGCGGCCAAGGAAGCTGAGAGAGTCTCAAAGATGGAGGAAGACAGTGATAACTCACTGCAGGTGTATAAGGATATCTTCGAGAAAT GTTCACATGGCGAAATTGTGCTGCTAATGGCATGA